A genomic segment from Orrella daihaiensis encodes:
- a CDS encoding sodium:solute symporter family protein, translating to MELQTTIYIIVGLTFALYIGIAIWARAGSTSEFYVAGSGVNPVVNGMATAADWMSAASFISMAGLIAYMGYGGSLFLMGWTGGYVLLALLLAPYLRKFGKFTVPQFIGDRYYSKGASTIAVICLLVASITYIIGQMTGVGVAFSRFLGVSNDTGIYIGMAIVFSYAVFGGMKGITYTQVAQYLVLITAYIIPAIFISLALTGNPLPQLGLGADNVTSQKSLLVTLNEVIQDLGFNEYTTQLPGSKLNMFVYTLSLMIGTAGLPHVIIRFFTVKSVADARSSAGWALVFIALLYTTAPAVAAMARLNLHTTMNPTIIENPEGIFKPDGAILHAERPDWMKRWEVTGLLKWQDKNGDGRIQYYNDKSSNQEFMKKAEEAGWKGNELTVNRDIIVMANPEIAMLPNWVIALVAAGGLAAALSTAAGLLMAISSAVSHDLVKNVFKPDISEKGELMVGKVAMALSIVLAGYLGLNPPGFAAGTVALAFGIAASTLFPAIMMGIFSKKMNKSGAMAGMVVGLVVTLFYVFAHKGIFFIKGTEYLGLIGGANSFFGITPEAFGAIGAGINFIVAFAVDKVTKEPPAHIQEMVESVRIPRGSSAVTGDHYH from the coding sequence ATGGAACTTCAAACCACTATTTACATTATCGTCGGCTTGACCTTTGCGCTGTATATCGGTATCGCCATCTGGGCGCGTGCCGGTAGCACCAGTGAGTTCTACGTCGCGGGCAGCGGCGTGAACCCAGTGGTCAACGGCATGGCGACGGCAGCTGACTGGATGTCGGCGGCGTCATTCATCTCCATGGCCGGCCTGATTGCTTACATGGGATATGGCGGCAGCCTGTTTCTCATGGGCTGGACCGGTGGCTATGTGTTGCTTGCCTTGTTGCTGGCACCTTACCTGCGCAAGTTCGGCAAGTTCACCGTGCCGCAGTTCATTGGCGATCGCTACTACTCCAAGGGCGCTTCGACCATTGCTGTGATCTGTCTGTTGGTCGCTTCGATCACCTACATTATTGGTCAGATGACCGGTGTGGGCGTGGCGTTCTCGCGATTCCTTGGTGTGTCAAATGACACCGGTATCTACATCGGTATGGCCATTGTGTTCTCATACGCCGTGTTCGGTGGCATGAAGGGCATCACCTACACCCAGGTGGCACAGTACCTGGTGCTGATTACTGCCTACATCATCCCGGCAATCTTTATCTCGCTGGCATTGACTGGCAATCCACTGCCGCAGTTGGGCTTGGGTGCTGACAATGTGACAAGCCAGAAGTCACTCTTGGTGACCTTGAACGAGGTGATCCAGGATCTGGGCTTTAACGAGTACACAACACAGCTGCCGGGCAGCAAACTGAACATGTTTGTCTACACCCTGTCGCTCATGATCGGTACTGCTGGTCTGCCCCACGTGATCATCCGCTTCTTCACGGTTAAAAGCGTGGCCGATGCCCGTTCGTCAGCTGGCTGGGCACTGGTCTTCATCGCGTTGCTCTACACCACGGCTCCTGCTGTGGCTGCCATGGCTCGCTTGAACCTGCACACCACCATGAACCCGACGATCATCGAAAACCCAGAGGGTATCTTCAAGCCTGATGGCGCGATTCTGCATGCAGAGCGTCCGGACTGGATGAAGCGCTGGGAAGTGACCGGTCTTCTGAAGTGGCAAGACAAGAACGGTGACGGTCGTATCCAGTACTACAACGACAAGTCATCTAACCAAGAGTTCATGAAGAAAGCTGAGGAAGCGGGCTGGAAAGGCAATGAACTTACGGTTAACCGCGACATTATCGTGATGGCCAACCCCGAAATCGCGATGTTGCCCAACTGGGTGATTGCGCTGGTGGCAGCCGGCGGTCTGGCAGCGGCATTGTCAACAGCGGCAGGCTTGCTGATGGCGATCTCATCTGCGGTCTCACACGACTTGGTGAAAAACGTCTTTAAACCCGATATCAGTGAGAAAGGCGAACTGATGGTAGGTAAAGTCGCGATGGCTCTGTCGATTGTGCTGGCAGGCTACCTAGGCTTGAATCCGCCAGGCTTTGCGGCGGGTACAGTGGCACTGGCCTTCGGTATTGCCGCATCCACGCTATTCCCGGCGATCATGATGGGTATCTTTTCTAAAAAGATGAACAAGAGTGGCGCGATGGCCGGTATGGTGGTTGGTCTTGTGGTGACACTGTTCTACGTGTTTGCACACAAGGGCATCTTCTTCATCAAGGGCACGGAGTACTTGGGCCTTATTGGTGGCGCTAACAGCTTCTTTGGCATCACGCCTGAAGCCTTCGGTGCAATCGGTGCAGGGATCAACTTCATCGTTGCCTTTGCCGTGGATAAGGTGACCAAAGAGCCGCCAGCACACATCCAGGAGATGGTGGAATCTGTACGTATCCCACGTGGTTCTTCGGCTGTGACTGGTGACCACTATCACTAA
- a CDS encoding DUF4212 domain-containing protein, protein MSEKYDSHAYWRATLSLLTKILIVWALVSYGAGIIFAGALDSVMLGGYPLGFWFAQQGSIYVFIALIFYYRKKMGEIDRKFDVDEK, encoded by the coding sequence ATGTCAGAGAAATATGACTCCCATGCCTATTGGCGGGCGACTCTGTCGCTATTGACCAAGATCCTGATCGTCTGGGCTCTGGTCTCGTACGGCGCCGGCATTATTTTTGCCGGGGCACTAGACAGCGTGATGCTAGGCGGCTACCCGCTTGGCTTCTGGTTCGCCCAACAAGGCTCCATTTACGTGTTTATCGCACTGATCTTCTACTACCGCAAGAAGATGGGTGAGATCGATCGTAAGTTTGACGTTGACGAAAAGTAA
- a CDS encoding DUF294 nucleotidyltransferase-like domain-containing protein, protein MNEESNHIEIKSESLISGLAEQLMKVMPFSEMELADISYFIEACSEQYYAPKELIIGPDFDAPKFLYLIRQGSVVGERLENGEEHRFELEAGEMFSVGSVLTGRPVSTHYRAQGDCFILLFPVSKIPEMGVRAPVFIDYLKNRFKLALQKSQETLRQHFAAKAAETQLQQNTLGALCRRKPVSVTPDTPLRQALENMDEMRVGSILVIDPSGQLAGILTRYDLLKRVVLSEIDLNIPISNVMTKNLKTLQADDTVEAAANLMMQESIRHVPVLQHNEVVGLISERDLFTFQRFSVGNIGAEIRAAHTLDGLVVASAHIRQYARNLLSQGVTGHRLTGLVSYLNDALTDQLIKITAPKFNIDLNQVCWLALGSEGREEQTIATDQDNALIVPDDTSDAAMQQYLAFAREVNEGLDACGYPLCKGNVMASNPDYCRRQRDWVKRCAQWIDAGSPQDLLDSSIFFDFRPISGNATLAQPMQKYVADAAEKTPRFIALLATNAMKWKVPLTLFGGIDSEKIGGKPAIDVKLHGTALITDFARIYALAKGITERNTKTRLEAVAAALGYDDARAADWVATFEFLQTLRLKAQMDDDALGGNPNAVAMSSLSKVDKVILKASFNVMQTMQHRLRLDYVR, encoded by the coding sequence ATGAACGAAGAATCCAATCATATCGAGATTAAATCTGAAAGCCTGATTTCAGGCTTGGCGGAGCAGTTAATGAAGGTCATGCCATTTTCTGAAATGGAATTGGCCGACATCAGTTATTTTATTGAAGCCTGTTCAGAGCAATATTACGCTCCCAAAGAACTTATTATTGGGCCGGATTTTGATGCACCGAAATTTTTATATCTGATCCGACAGGGGAGTGTGGTCGGCGAGCGGCTTGAAAACGGCGAGGAACATAGGTTTGAGCTTGAGGCAGGTGAGATGTTCTCGGTCGGCTCAGTGCTCACTGGGCGGCCAGTCAGCACCCACTATCGTGCACAGGGTGACTGCTTTATTTTATTGTTCCCAGTTTCAAAAATTCCTGAAATGGGTGTGCGTGCACCCGTTTTTATTGATTATTTAAAAAATCGTTTCAAGCTGGCTTTACAAAAATCACAAGAAACTTTAAGGCAACATTTTGCTGCAAAAGCTGCTGAAACCCAGTTGCAACAAAATACCCTTGGCGCGCTTTGTCGCCGCAAGCCTGTATCCGTAACGCCCGACACGCCTTTGCGACAAGCCCTTGAAAACATGGATGAAATGCGGGTTGGTTCGATTCTTGTCATTGACCCTTCCGGTCAATTGGCTGGTATCCTGACGCGCTACGATTTATTAAAAAGAGTGGTTTTATCGGAAATTGATTTAAATATTCCAATTTCCAATGTCATGACCAAAAACCTCAAAACGCTGCAGGCAGATGACACCGTTGAAGCCGCTGCCAATTTAATGATGCAAGAGTCAATCCGGCATGTGCCGGTGCTGCAGCATAATGAGGTGGTTGGGCTGATTTCCGAGCGTGACCTGTTTACCTTTCAGCGCTTCTCGGTAGGCAACATTGGCGCGGAGATCCGCGCCGCACATACCCTTGACGGGCTAGTGGTTGCTTCGGCGCACATTCGTCAATATGCCAGAAACCTTCTTAGCCAAGGGGTTACTGGTCATCGTTTGACAGGGCTGGTAAGTTATTTGAATGACGCCCTAACGGATCAGCTCATCAAAATAACTGCACCTAAATTTAATATTGACCTCAATCAAGTTTGCTGGCTTGCTTTGGGCTCGGAAGGCCGTGAAGAACAGACGATTGCGACTGACCAAGACAATGCCTTGATCGTTCCTGACGACACTTCTGATGCTGCGATGCAACAATATCTGGCCTTTGCGCGAGAGGTGAATGAAGGCCTGGACGCTTGTGGCTACCCGTTGTGTAAAGGCAACGTGATGGCCAGCAATCCAGATTATTGTCGGCGTCAGCGCGACTGGGTCAAGCGGTGTGCACAGTGGATTGACGCGGGCTCACCGCAGGACCTGCTCGACTCAAGCATCTTTTTTGATTTCCGGCCGATATCGGGCAATGCAACGTTGGCGCAGCCCATGCAGAAATATGTTGCTGACGCAGCAGAAAAAACCCCGCGCTTCATCGCATTGCTCGCCACCAATGCGATGAAGTGGAAAGTGCCATTGACCCTGTTCGGTGGCATCGACAGCGAGAAGATTGGCGGCAAGCCTGCGATCGACGTGAAACTGCATGGCACGGCTTTAATTACAGACTTTGCACGTATTTACGCATTGGCCAAAGGCATCACCGAGCGCAACACCAAAACCCGACTAGAAGCCGTAGCGGCAGCTTTGGGTTATGACGATGCACGTGCAGCTGACTGGGTTGCCACATTTGAGTTTCTGCAGACCTTGCGTCTGAAGGCGCAAATGGATGATGATGCCTTGGGTGGCAACCCCAATGCGGTCGCCATGTCTAGCTTGAGCAAAGTTGACAAGGTGATTTTGAAGGCTTCCTTTAACGTCATGCAAACCATGCAGCATCGTCTAAGGCTTGACTATGTTCGATAA
- a CDS encoding 3'-5' exonuclease — MFDKLFGRSPTPETQPHADAYELVGTCRWVVVDTETTGLNIRHDRIISIAAVAVHLEPDLSDGHIPLADTFEAVIHQAHPKAKKDNILIHHIGVDAQGKGHAEADVLGWFVNWVGDSPIFAYHAPFDKAMIANALKHVGMPEMSNPWVDVQPIANWVTRQSHALGLDECVEHFGLESIARHSAASDTFVTAELLLKLLRHTQSVATDFKQLQQLASQNATRIG, encoded by the coding sequence ATGTTCGATAAATTATTTGGCCGCAGCCCAACACCCGAAACACAGCCCCATGCTGATGCCTACGAGCTTGTAGGCACTTGCCGCTGGGTGGTGGTTGATACCGAGACCACGGGTTTGAACATTCGCCACGACCGCATCATTTCCATTGCTGCGGTGGCGGTGCATCTGGAGCCAGACTTAAGCGATGGTCACATACCGCTGGCCGATACATTCGAAGCGGTGATACACCAAGCGCACCCCAAAGCAAAAAAAGACAATATCTTGATTCATCATATTGGTGTGGATGCGCAGGGCAAGGGCCATGCCGAGGCTGATGTGCTTGGCTGGTTTGTGAACTGGGTCGGTGATTCACCGATCTTCGCCTACCACGCGCCGTTTGACAAAGCCATGATTGCCAATGCCTTAAAGCACGTCGGCATGCCTGAGATGAGCAATCCCTGGGTGGATGTTCAACCGATTGCCAATTGGGTGACACGTCAGTCCCACGCACTTGGTCTGGACGAATGCGTTGAGCACTTTGGGCTTGAAAGCATCGCGCGCCATTCGGCTGCGTCGGACACGTTTGTGACTGCTGAGTTGTTGTTAAAGCTTTTGCGCCACACGCAATCGGTGGCAACAGACTTTAAGCAACTGCAGCAACTTGCCTCACAAAACGCCACCCGGATTGGTTAG
- a CDS encoding MFS transporter translates to MNQSPQLTPDVSRRKRDLFVALSGVALTVAIAAFDATIISTILPRVAQSLDGMALYAWAGTGYFLACSVSILIFGRLGDLYGRKTLMLLSLVLVALGSALSGLSQTMGQLIAFRVLQGVGGGMMIATAFAAPVDLFPDPKERVRWMVMLSVTFAVSSGIGPVLGGAITQTLGWRAAFYVIPVTAVAALVLVWRYFPLLRPSLGSPIKLDWIGSFLLLWLVAAPLVGLEFLTMGNDTVPTWVALLTIVSALPIVWALMRVERRVLTPIFPLRVLETAQMRYLNLAALLSGAVMFVLIFYIPLQLQDVFGFSPTYTGFVIVPLVAGIPIGSIINGRLFPRETNPQRLMVFGSVLLLIGCIGSLTFTADSSQSYMLIVMGFCGLGLGFLLPNYTLFSQIIAEREDAGVATALVQTTRALGSAIGTALVGMVIAELSIQSGLRIGLVATVIASVAIGWLASRVKMNNYT, encoded by the coding sequence GTGAATCAGTCACCTCAACTAACCCCAGACGTATCTCGGCGCAAGCGCGACTTGTTTGTCGCGCTGTCCGGTGTAGCCCTGACCGTTGCGATCGCTGCATTTGATGCCACGATCATCAGCACGATCTTGCCGCGAGTGGCACAGTCGCTAGATGGCATGGCGCTATATGCCTGGGCTGGTACGGGCTATTTCCTTGCATGCTCGGTATCTATTCTGATTTTTGGGCGGCTCGGCGACCTGTATGGGCGCAAGACACTGATGTTGCTGTCCTTGGTGCTGGTCGCCTTGGGCTCAGCCTTGTCGGGTCTGTCTCAAACCATGGGCCAGTTAATCGCGTTTCGCGTACTGCAAGGAGTGGGTGGCGGCATGATGATCGCGACGGCATTTGCTGCGCCAGTTGACCTGTTCCCGGACCCCAAAGAGCGCGTGCGCTGGATGGTGATGTTGTCTGTGACGTTTGCAGTCTCCAGTGGTATTGGCCCTGTTTTGGGGGGCGCCATCACTCAGACGCTGGGTTGGCGGGCGGCTTTCTATGTCATTCCAGTAACGGCGGTAGCCGCACTTGTATTGGTGTGGCGGTACTTTCCTTTGCTGCGTCCAAGCTTGGGCAGTCCGATCAAGCTCGATTGGATTGGTTCATTCTTATTGCTCTGGTTGGTTGCTGCCCCTTTGGTGGGGCTGGAGTTTCTCACCATGGGTAACGACACTGTGCCTACTTGGGTGGCCTTGCTCACGATCGTCAGTGCCTTACCGATCGTTTGGGCCCTGATGCGGGTTGAGCGTCGGGTTTTGACGCCTATTTTTCCGTTGAGAGTGCTAGAGACCGCTCAGATGCGCTACCTGAACTTGGCGGCCTTGCTCTCAGGCGCTGTCATGTTCGTACTGATTTTTTACATACCGCTGCAACTGCAGGATGTGTTTGGCTTTAGCCCGACCTACACCGGCTTTGTGATTGTGCCTCTGGTTGCTGGTATTCCGATTGGCAGCATTATCAACGGGCGACTATTCCCGCGTGAGACCAACCCGCAGCGACTGATGGTGTTTGGCAGCGTGCTTCTGCTGATCGGATGTATAGGCTCTCTAACCTTTACAGCTGATAGCAGCCAGTCATACATGTTGATTGTTATGGGGTTTTGTGGGTTGGGGCTTGGGTTCCTGCTGCCAAACTACACGCTATTTAGTCAAATCATTGCCGAGCGTGAGGACGCAGGCGTGGCCACTGCGCTGGTTCAGACTACCAGAGCGCTAGGTAGTGCGATTGGCACTGCTCTGGTTGGCATGGTGATTGCCGAACTGTCGATTCAAAGTGGCTTGCGTATTGGATTGGTGGCTACGGTCATAGCCAGCGTTGCCATCGGATGGCTGGCTTCGCGCGTCAAAATGAATAATTACACTTAA